In a single window of the Necator americanus strain Aroian chromosome X, whole genome shotgun sequence genome:
- a CDS encoding hypothetical protein (NECATOR_CHRX.G24558.T3): MEKNICYQQRKRKEVVSDNCVLEDSLSQGDWYIEEDPNVDYEMLLRGLRASAERALKPRTTNFDRILKTTKELLERRRTLRLDPNASHIEQLAEEDSGSSTKKNESKEVPHGSLRNLSLSLSASSILGDGTRTSSRREMEIITERFYSNVFHSSTPVSSPIILTGDAPPRILPSELQKERIPDQWKTSRTVLIHKKGDRENLRNYRPICLLSEAFTKIILTRISRTLDEDQPQEQAGFRQGTSSTSLKKLENILDDSGEGTKRAEEMLGPARPVKTDRLSI; this comes from the exons atggaaaagaacatctgctatcagcaacgaaagagaaaagaagtcgtcagcgacaattgcgtactcgaggactctttgtcccaaggtgactggtacatcgaggaggacccaaacgtggactacgagatgctgctcagaggattacgagccagtgctgaacgtgccttgAAGCCACGCACGACAAACTTTGATCGAATTttgaagaccaccaaggaattgttggaaagaagaaggactttgaggcttgatccgaatgcatcgcataTTGAGcagtta gcggaagaagattctggaagcagcacaaagaagaacgagtctaaagaagtgccgcatgGATCTCTGCgaaatctctctctctctctttccgCTAGCAGCATACTGGgcgacgggactcgcacgtcctctcgtcgtgagatggaaatcattacggagaggttctactcgaatgTTTTCcattcatcaactcctgtgtcaagcccgatcatcctcACTGGTgatgctccaccacggattctcccttcggaactACAA aaagaaaggatcccagaccagtggaagacctcgcgaaccgttcttatccataagaaaggtgaccgagagaaccttcggaactaccgtccgatatgcttgctgagcgaagcATTCACCAAAATCATCCtaacgcgcatatctaggacgctggatgaagaccagcctcaagaacaagctggattccgtcaggg gacctcgtcaacatCGCTcaagaaacttgagaacatcttggatgacagtggtgagggaacgaaacgagcgGAAGAGATGCtagggcccgcacgtccagtgaagacggaccgtctaagtatctaa
- a CDS encoding hypothetical protein (NECATOR_CHRX.G24562.T2), with the protein MAKASHTLQKGAVVQHTAKAHYLKGQLLEESMEFGTWNNCLKGIFGNNHSLLRYLCVPFAALQETRRGIGPSSASKITPYTAAMLMRTKCAFLRLQDRRGRKLWIVSAHAPTETAEDNSKDAFCDELNALMSKIPSQQVVTVGINANAKMGLEQQSDVLGKWYYAAERTSDNGDRLVDLCEQTGLIIASTFKRNHRRHQLTWQESTLLTPEEQRKRKMRTLKIQLDYVLARNIPQSDTRKSRAVLDVAFDSDHRPVLLSFKIRFHKRNRGVPLQPKIDMAGLKDDECRSDGAEENSANDAARETLPVLLPRKKFAFASAETKSTYNSVCVARSASDFNQEKRLRRKLRRQLQQDRDNEWTSRAMEFEKAWEDRNLRKAYALLKQYSGKMKRCSHVLNTANGVAVGEATLPIWKEHFKILLNRLAPSAPELEHVHKPTYAVNEEPPTESEVLVCIQKMKNGKSGGDDEISAEMLKYLSPSGIREMTKIIRSIWINERLPDSWRHAIIIPLHKKLSVTDPRNYRGISLLRVMYKVLQRIILDRLIKHREETTRDEQAGFRPGRSTIDQVFIVRRVIEIWQQYSKPMQLAFLDFEAAFDSPHRGRLLNALRADGVPGKFVHLLDDMNQRTTAAVRAPAGCTAPSEVVTGVRQGAVAGPFMFNFAIDDNMRRTVDQCPADIVLAPSGCPLTDLEYADDVVIFAEISTKLQHVVNLVSKLAAAYGLRLRPDKCKQMWISSRPRTGIRVDGQPIELVDEFCYLGCMLKNNGSYERDVQQRCAKAASAFNSLTKCLWSTPITNEVKLRVYLSAIRPIMMYGSETWAAPSTVMERLDCTERKLLRRLLGYFWLRVCHNEDLYAEIGVVYRRMTHGGYQHLTPPSKAAEVNRLCFFGHILRRPADRLVQRVLKSSSGSSWKKSPGRKRKFWTEVVKEDLRVLGVDRQFRRDVKFRRTWNSGEWINSVQALAEDREGWAELCSRTAHLGEDAAIAPGDDISPPIKSSKSSKSGFTDTQQDLNLFALQSAYLFFI; encoded by the exons atggcgaaagcttcccatacattgcaaaaaggtgctgtcgtccagcacaccgccaaagcccattacctgaaaggtcaactgcttGAAGAGAGCATGGAATTTGGAACATGGAACAACTGCCTAAagggaatctttggcaacaaccattc acttctgcgatatctctgtgtgccttttgctgcactgcaggaaacacgcagagggatcggcccgtcatcagcatcgaaaattacaccatatactgcggcgatgctgatgagaacaaa atgcgcctttctacgactgcaggatcgcagaggacgtaaactctggatcgtaagtgctcacgcacctacggaaaccgctgaggacaacagtaaggacgccttctgtgatgaactcaatgcgttgatgtctaaaataccaagccagcaggtggtcactGTCGGAATtaacgcaaatgcgaagatgggactcgaacagcaatccgatgtactaggaaaatggtactatgcagcggagcgcacgtccgacaacggtgaccgtctggtcgacttgtgcgaacagacgggcctcatcatcgcttccacatttaagaggaatcatcgacgccatcagctcacgtggcaggagtcaacccttttaacgcctgaagagcagcgcaagcggaagatgaggactcttaaaattcagctcgactacgttcttgcgaggaacattcctcagtcagatacccgaaaatctagagctgttttggacgtcgcgttcgactctgaccaccgtccagttcttctcagcttcaagatacggttccacaagagaaaccgaggagttcctcttcaaccgaaaatcgacatggcaggtctgaaagacgatgaatgcagaagcgatggagcagaagaaaattccgccaac gacgctgcaagggaaacgctcccggttctattgccgcggaagaagtttgcctttgcatctgcggaaacaaaatccacatacaattctgtatgtgtcgcgcgcagcgctagtgacttcaaccaggaaaagcgtcttagaaggaagctgcgtcgtcaactgcaacaagaccgcgataacgagtggacgtcaagagcgatggagtttgagaaggcgtgggaggacaggaacctgcggaaagcctacgctctactaaaacagtatagcggcaaaatgaaaagatgttcccatgtcctcaacactgctaatggggtagccgtcggtgaagcaacccttccaatttggaaggaacacttcaagatcttgctgaaccggctagcaccgtcagctcctgaactcgaacacgttcataaaccaacatatgcggttaacgaggagccaccgaccgagtcggaggtcctggtctgtattcagaaaatgaagaatggaaaatctggtggagacgacgagattagcgcagaaatgctgaaatatctttctccgtctgggattcgtgagatgacaaagatcatccgttcaatatggataaacgaaaggttacctgattcgtggagacacgctatcataattcccctccacaaaaagttatccgtcacggacccaaggaattatcgaggaatctctttgctgcgtgttatgtacaaggtactgcagcgcattatcctggaccgactcattaaacatcgcgaagaaacgacgcgcgacgagcaagctggctttcgtcctggccgatctacgattgaccaggtgttcatcgtcaggagagtgatcgaaatctggcagcagtattcgaagccaatgcaactagcgtttctggactttgaagccgcgttcgactctcctcaccgaggccgtcttctcaacgcacttcgcgccgatggagtaccaggaaagttcgttcacttgcttgatgacatgaatcaacgaacaactgctgcagttcgagcaccagccggatgtacagcACCGtctgaagtggtaactggagtaagacaaggggcggtggcaggacccttcatgttcaatttcgccatcgacgacaatatgcgaagaacagtcgaccagtgtcctgccgacattgtcttagcaccatcagggtgccccttgactgacctcgagtacgccgacgatgttgttatattcgcggaaatcAGTActaaacttcaacatgttgtcaaccttgtatcgaagctggctgcagcctacggactacgcctacgccctgataaatgcaagcagatgtggatctcttcgagacctcgaacgggaatcagggtggacggacaaccgatagaactcgtcgatgagttctgttacctgggctgtatgctgaagaacaacggcagctacgagagagatgttcagcaaagatgcgctaaggccgcttctgcatttaactccttaacgaaatgtctgtggtcgacccccatcaccaacgaagtcaagctgcgagtctacctatccgcaattcgtcccatcatgatgtacggatcggagacttgggcagcaccatcaacggttatggagaggcttgactgcacggaacgaaagctgcttagacggctacttggctacttttggcttagggtatgccacaatgaagatctttacgcagaaattggtGTGGTTTACCGGAGGATGACACATGGAGGATATCAACATCTTACACCGCCTTCCAAAGCGGCTGaagtaaatcgtctttgcttctttggtcatatattaaggagaccggcagatcgccttgtccaacgagttctgaagagttcgtcgggttcgagctggaagaagtcgcctggccgaaaacggaagttttggactgaggtggtaaaagaggacctgagggtactcggcgtggataggcagtttaggcgagacgtaaagtttcgcagaacatggaatagcgGCGAATGGATtaattctgtgcaagctcttgcagaagatcgagaaggttgggcagagctgtgttcaaggacggcacacctcggtgAAGATGCGGCAATCGCgccaggcgatgacatcagcccgccgattaagtcaagcaagtcaagtaagtcaggGTTCACTGACACACAACAGGACCTGAATCTCTTTGCTTTGCAGTCAGCTtaccttttctttatttga
- a CDS encoding hypothetical protein (NECATOR_CHRX.G24560.T1): MMPSDGDVVNTCLTSRPHIVLVELAHSTGSCESTCFAPGYAVYIASVARRGGSEEQRLCFPPLSDCQLISSWITWSPCHGECGQEKQTKKRICLTANCDGELLKEEKWPCWGSNKTTCWLQWSEWNDCSQSCDGGHRKRERLCPLLGKCEGTAYEIEECNIVRCSSNTWGDWLPCSVSCGIGFQIRERLCDGNLCTIVSKQARTCNEQPCPANSRDFEWEDWSDWTECSQTCGEGFQSKERSCKKETLELEPRTICNKVTSELARLCR, translated from the exons atgatgcctagTGATGGTGATGTGGTAAACACGT GTTTAACCAGTCGGCCGCATATTGTACTAGTCGAGCTGGCTCATTCGACTGGTTCGTGCGAAAGCACTTGCTTCGCACCTGGTTACGCAGTCTATATAGCATCAGTTGCGCGGCGAG GAGGATCTGAAGAGCAAAGGCTCTGTTTTCCACCCCTTTCTGATTGCCAGCTGATCAGCAGTTGGATTACTTGGAGTCCGTGTCATGGTGAGTGTGggcaagaaaaacaaacgaagaAGAGAATATGTTTGACTGCTAATTGCGACGGCGAATTGCTAAAGGAGGAAAAATGGCCATGTTGGGGTTCTAACAAG ACAACCTGTTGGTTGCAATGGTCTGAATGGAATGACTGCTCTCAGTCTTGCGATGGAGGACATAGGAAAAGAGAAAGGCTCTGCCCTCTACTTGGAAAATGTGAAGGGACAGCCTACGAAATTGAGGAGTGCAATATAGTG CGGTGTTCATCAAATACATGGGGAGATTGGCTGCCTTGCTCAGTGTCATGTGGCATTGGATTTCAAATCCGTGAACGTCTTTGTGACGGCAACTTATGTACAATTGTTAGCAAACAAGCACGGACCTGCAATGAACAG cCCTGTCCAGCGAACTCCAGAGATTTTGAATGGGAGGATTGGAGTGATTGGACGGAATGCAGCCAAACATGTGGTGAAGGCTTCCAATCCAAGGAAAGAAGTTGTAAAAAAG AAACTCTAGAGTTGGAGCCACGAACCATATGCAACAAAGTCACATcagagctcgcaaggctttgcagataA
- a CDS encoding hypothetical protein (NECATOR_CHRX.G24559.T1) encodes MATSKRRPNLRLLRTSLILDKATHARLAMETVSDCVLTTREQFPKTLTCMPFSELQSVSNFTWLLCRRPIAEGAMYDINDGTLVIRGEKVPSRNVGGLLSAHLSSILSALPRSFYLVWPFFALPLREKPISFINCYSPTSAADES; translated from the coding sequence ATGGCGACCAGTAAGAGGCGACCAAATCTTAGGTTGCTCAGGAcatctttgattctggacaaggcaacacacgcacgactggcgatggagactgtctcagactgtgtacttacaacgcgagaacagtttccaaaGACGCTGACCTgtatgcccttctcggagctgcagagcgtatcaaatttcacgtggttgctctgcaggagaccaattGCAGAAGGAGCGATGTACGACAtaaatgacggtacactcgtcattcgtggagagaaggttccgtcacgaaatgtaggcggtttGTTGAGCGctcatctgtcgtccatcttgtcggcTCTCCCGAGATCCTTTTACCttgtctggccattcttcgccctCCCTCTGCGCGAAAAACCCATCAGtttcatcaactgctactcaccaacatcagcagctgatgaatcctaa
- a CDS encoding hypothetical protein (NECATOR_CHRX.G24560.T3) encodes MSEVSNYYSVRDTLPKDELPRHYEAVNRCGSPCHGECGQEKQTKKRICLTANCDGELLKEEKWPCWGSNKPCPANSRDFEWEDWSDWTECSQTCGEGFQSKERSCKKGHCPSSDSLRQRRCVPGPCPVWDDWSEWSECSSCSRYHMRTRSRQCILHSSSSSANCEGESRVEESCDLWCGLAGLSNVHPEIELITGKGRRRVLLM; translated from the exons ATGTCGGAAGTGTCGAACTACTACTCAGTTCGGGATACCCTGCCAAAGGACGAACTTCCACGCCACTACGaagcggtaaaccgttgtggaag TCCGTGTCATGGTGAGTGTGggcaagaaaaacaaacgaagaAGAGAATATGTTTGACTGCTAATTGCGACGGCGAATTGCTAAAGGAGGAAAAATGGCCATGTTGGGGTTCTAACAAG cCCTGTCCAGCGAACTCCAGAGATTTTGAATGGGAGGATTGGAGTGATTGGACGGAATGCAGCCAAACATGTGGTGAAGGCTTCCAATCCAAGGAAAGAAGTTGTAAAAAAG GACATTGTCCATCATCGGATTCTTTACGACAGAGGCGCTGTGTACCTGGACCATGCCCTGTTTGGGATGATTGGTCCGAGTGGTCTGAGTGTTCTTCGTGCTCCCGTTACCATATGAGGACAAGATCGAGGCAGTGCATTTTGCACTCTAGTAGTTCAAGTGCAAATTGCGAAG GCGAGTCACGCGTGGAAGAATCGTGCGATCTGTGGTGCGGTTTGGCAGGTTTATCGAACGTCCACCCTGAAATCGAACTGATAActggaaaaggaagaaggagg GTTCTACTGATGTAA
- a CDS encoding hypothetical protein (NECATOR_CHRX.G24560.T2), with the protein MSGSTLDSPVYYSNSTPSLFIVSYDTLLLIGWPVLLLDAVAGVSWRVVVEHSSRHCPSSDSLRQRRCVPGPCPVWDDWSEWSECSSCSRYHMRTRSRQCILHSSSSSANCEGESRVEESCDLWCGLAGLSNVHPEIELITGKGRRRGHSCKELVDLTP; encoded by the exons ATGTCCGGAAGCACGCTAGATTCTCCAGTCTACTACTCAAACTCTACGCCTTCACT GTTCATAGTCAGTTACGACACGTTATTGTTAATCGGCTGGCCGGTATTATTGCTTGACGCAGTTGCTGGCGTGTCGTGGCGTGTCGTCGTTGAGCACAGCAGCA GACATTGTCCATCATCGGATTCTTTACGACAGAGGCGCTGTGTACCTGGACCATGCCCTGTTTGGGATGATTGGTCCGAGTGGTCTGAGTGTTCTTCGTGCTCCCGTTACCATATGAGGACAAGATCGAGGCAGTGCATTTTGCACTCTAGTAGTTCAAGTGCAAATTGCGAAG GCGAGTCACGCGTGGAAGAATCGTGCGATCTGTGGTGCGGTTTGGCAGGTTTATCGAACGTCCACCCTGAAATCGAACTGATAActggaaaaggaagaaggagg ggtcactcttgtaaagagcttgtagaccTCACTCCTTAA
- a CDS encoding hypothetical protein (NECATOR_CHRX.G24558.T1): MEIITERFYSNVFHSSTPVSSPIILTGDAPPRILPSELQKERIPDQWKTSRTVLIHKKGDRENLRNYRPICLLSEAFTKIILTRISRTLDEDQPQEQAGFRQGFSC, from the exons atggaaatcattacggagaggttctactcgaatgTTTTCcattcatcaactcctgtgtcaagcccgatcatcctcACTGGTgatgctccaccacggattctcccttcggaactACAA aaagaaaggatcccagaccagtggaagacctcgcgaaccgttcttatccataagaaaggtgaccgagagaaccttcggaactaccgtccgatatgcttgctgagcgaagcATTCACCAAAATCATCCtaacgcgcatatctaggacgctggatgaagaccagcctcaagaacaagctggattccgtcaggggttcagctgctag
- a CDS encoding hypothetical protein (NECATOR_CHRX.G24557.T1) produces MDDDKVKTEDAQWLSEEVSENLGDKEESICRTLKPKQLDLSRFYGDEEEFPEFWTVFETLVHESKALNTVEKMLLLKDSLRGRAEMAIKGIQLVPQNYKWMIEELRKNFGNKPTNRANIVQKLVDMHPTNGTAESCIAAYDKTRMLINQMISAGQDIRCMQDATRTQIF; encoded by the coding sequence ATGGATGACGATAAAGTTAAAACAGAAGATGCACAATGGCTATCAGAAGAAGTATCAGAAAATTTGGGTGATAAAGAAGAGTCTATTTGTCGGACGTTGAAACCAAAACAACTCGACTTATCTCGTTTTTACGGAGACGAAGAAGAATTCCCAGAGTTCTGGACAGTTTTTGAAACTCTCGTACATGAGAGCAAAGCATTAAACACAGTTGAAAAGATGCTCTTATTAAAGGACAGCCTCAGAGGAAGAGCCGAGATGGCTATTAAAGGCATACAGCTCGTTCCACAAAACTACAAGTGGATGATTGAGGAACTTAGGAAAAATTTTGGCAATAAGCCAACGAACCGAGCTAACATTGTCCAAAAACTAGTCGATATGCACCCAACAAACGGTACCGCAGAAAGCTGTATCGCAGCATACGACAAAACTCGAATGCTTATTAATCAAATGATTTCAGCAGGTCAAGACATACGCTGCATGCAAGACGCTACGCGGACCCAAATATTCTAG
- a CDS encoding hypothetical protein (NECATOR_CHRX.G24558.T2) — protein MKKDHRWWTWESPNGATRAEIYHILTNLNRRWCLLDASVVPSFCSGSDHCLLRAKIRSSHAMEKNICYQQRKRKEVVSDNCVLEDSLSQGDWYIEEDPNVDYEMLLRGLRASAERALKPRTTNFDRILKTTKELLERRRTLRLDPNASHIEQLVANTSCKKALQEDLSNTGGRRFWKQHKEERV, from the coding sequence atgaagaaagatcatcgttggtggacatgggaatcgcccaatggcgcgactcgtgcggagatttaccacatactcaccaacctcaaccggaggtggtgtctacttgacgcctcagtagtaccatccttttgtagtggttctgatcactgtctccttcgtgcgaaaatacgatcTAGCCAcgcgatggaaaagaacatctgctatcagcaacgaaagagaaaagaagtcgtcagcgacaattgcgtactcgaggactctttgtcccaaggtgactggtacatcgaggaggacccaaacgtggactacgagatgctgctcagaggattacgagccagtgctgaacgtgccttgAAGCCACGCACGACAAACTTTGATCGAATTttgaagaccaccaaggaattgttggaaagaagaaggactttgaggcttgatccgaatgcatcgcataTTGAGcagttagtagcaaacactagctgcaaaaaagcgttgcaggaggatctttcaaATACAGgcggaagaagattctggaagcagcacaaagaagaacgagtctaa
- a CDS encoding hypothetical protein (NECATOR_CHRX.G24561.T1), which yields MVLSHGAEFDNGYRLMDLCEQTYLTISFTFNAKHDLAGLKKEEYRKKFRQRVSIKIGLQIKKRVDDADSFTKCIRDAAKKTLPVSVPGRTFTEEESSPLHLRKQYPRTILYALLALLVNEFSKEKRLRRTLRHQLKRDRENE from the exons atggttctatcccATGGAGCAGAATTCGACAACGGATATCGTTTGATGGACCTTTGCGAGCAGACATATCTCACCATTTCATTCACGTTTAATG CGAAGCACGATctggcaggtctgaaaaaagaggaatacagAAAGAAGTTCCGTCAACGAGTGTCGATCAAGATTGGATTGCAGATCAAGAAGAGAGTGGACGACGCTGACTCTTTCACTAAATGCATTCGGgatgctgcaaagaaaacgctcccggtttCAGTGCCAGGAAGAACCTTTACCGAGGAAGAAAgttcgcctttgcatctgcggaaacaatatccacgtacaattctgtatgcgTTGCTCGCACTACTGGTGAATGAATTCAGCAAggagaagcgtctgagaaggacGTTGCGTCATCAGCTGAAACGTGACCGTGAGAACGAAtag